A region of Culicoides brevitarsis isolate CSIRO-B50_1 chromosome 1, AGI_CSIRO_Cbre_v1, whole genome shotgun sequence DNA encodes the following proteins:
- the LOC134828152 gene encoding gametocyte-specific factor 1 homolog: MLCLPKTTRVSSKMSQKSQDLSLKTRPGFENVIQCPYNPRHEILPYRMQTHLVKCERNHPHIKLEKCPFNSTHRFRSKQMQEHKKTCPDRLSFEHYVIKIGDEFPQHKLMDVKMPQRPIFIFEDEEESWDHFNVASYDPQEHVKSKPILRLNNGMTRIERERFRAAENKRISELLQAEGEFEDENEAKIEDFVKNEEQNLLISKENVTEKEETQVKGTKRCLSNDSYERRTSRRTRSQQFLSKISKNQS; the protein is encoded by the exons ATGCTTTGTTTACCCAAAACAACGCGCGTCTCttcaaaaatgtctcaaaaatcGCAAGATTTGTCCCTAAAAACCCGTCCTGGATTCGAAAATGTCATTCAATGTCCTTACAATCCTCGTCACGAGATTTTACCGTATCGCATGCAAACTCATTTAGTCAAATGTGAACGAAATCATCCGCATATCAAGTTGGAAAAATGTCCTTTCAACTCTACTCATCGGTTTCGCTCAAAACAAATGCAG GAACACAAGAAAACCTGTCCAGATCGCCTCAGTTTCGAGcattatgtaataaaaatcggAGATGAATTTCCGCAACACAAATTAATGGATGTTAAGATGCCACAACGACCCATTTTCATCTTTGAGGACGAAGAGGAGTCATGGGATCACTTCAATGTGGCTTCGTATGATCCGCAAGAACATGTCAAGTCAAAGCCGATATTGCGACTGAACAATGGAATGACTCGGATTGAACGAGAACGCTTCAGAGCGGCAGAAAATAAGAGAATTTCTGAATTGCTGCAGGCTGAGGGGGAGTTTGAGGATGAAAATGAAGCTAAAATCGAAGATTTTGTAAAGAATGAGGAACAAAATCTCCTAATATCGAAAGAAAATGTTACAGAAAAGGAAGAAACGCAAGTCAAAGGAACAAAACGCTGCTTGTCAAACGATTCTTACGAACGTCGCACGTCTCGTAGAACTCGTTCGCAACAATTTCTGTCGAAAATCTCCAAAAATCAGtcttaa
- the LOC134836741 gene encoding RNA polymerase II transcriptional coactivator, whose protein sequence is MPKTKKEETSDSDSGPEDRGPVKKQKTAGNSSGSNKSGDPDLLCDLGRNRQVRVSEFKGRRYLDIREFYLDKGSGDLKPGKKGITLMLDEFNKLVENADAIRKAFSKG, encoded by the exons ATGCCAAAGACCAAGAAGGAAGAAACAAGCGACTCTGACAGCGGTCCCGAAGAT cgtGGTCCAGTTAAGAAGCAAAAAACTGCCGGCAACAGTTCCGGCAGCAACAAAAGTGGCGATCCGGATCTTTTGTGCGACTTGGGACGCAATCGTCAAGTTCGTGTGAGCGAATTCAAAGGGCGTCGTTACTTGGATATCCGCGAATTTTATTTGGACAAAGGATCGGGCGACTTGAAACCCGGCAAGAAAGGCATTACATTGATGTTGGATGAGTTCAACAAGTTGGTTGAGAATGCGGATGCCATTCGCAAGGCATTTTCCAAGggttaa
- the LOC134836739 gene encoding zinc finger protein 510-like, translating into MEFLMLENTKICRFCLCKCETARNLLEETSFTAKIREIFPKVIISPENGLSTLICDYCFNKIQQFLEYWDNVNANQAELMKLSLPETIKEEIFAEPIDNFDQKSSESEAENDDSFTIDKQEPFDESSDDTNFPQEPISTSTKVPYTKDELLKMNYFELNQLPVNFRTFFKCPMCRPSTERFKIVSALKLHMARSHFPKISPQKMRLRKAGERLKQTYTHTFCEICDKILPWSKKSKLFKDHKFVHYDIKPYKCDICGFSAAEKRYLSSHIRAEHEKKRKKLGCVVCTATFEKRALRNDHIFECHPESIRSCMTCDIKFFDETSFKSHFRVGRCRISLEIECPRCPGGIRFPDEKVYGLHMQRHAYEDGLQRLFRCHLCERGFNKEHLLRTHLGYHTENVLVACEICGKTVFHDSTLKAPAHMEVHKEPKPEFYKCDICGEECSNKMKLAKHFNRAHNRNEESCYKCGKIRPKYGMKKHLKACHGNELKCAHCPMIFDKKSTRSRHTSRFHIGFNCKRCNLTFATSYLLKRHRQVDEIHLATKKPKP; encoded by the exons atggaatttttaatgctcgaaaatacaaaaatttgtcgtttttgCTTGTGCAAATGCGAAACAgcaagaaatttattagaagAAACCTCTTTTACCGCCAAAATTCGAGAAATATTTCCAAAAGTAATT ATTTCACCGGAAAATGGATTGTCAACGTTAATTTGTGACTATTGCTTCAACAAAATCCAACAATTTCTCGAATATTGGGACAATGTGAACGCCAATCAAGcagaattaatgaaattatcacTTCCTGAAACGataaaagaggaaatttttgcaGAACCAATTGACAATTTCGACCAAAAATCGTCTGAAAGTGAGGCGGAAAATGACGACAGCTTTACTATCGACAAGCAAGAACCTTTTGACGAGTCATCTGACGATACAAACTTCCCGCAAGAACCAATCTCGACTTCCACAAAAGTTCCCTACACGAAAGACGAGcttctaaaaatgaattatttcgaACTCAACCAACTTCCGGTGAATTTTCGGACTTTTTTCAAGTGTCCCATGTGTCGTCCCAGCACCGAACGCTTCAAAATCGTCTCAGCTTTGAAACTTCACATGGCACGATCACATTTCCCGAAAATTTCACCTCAAAAAATGCGTTTGAGAAAAGCTGGGGAACGCTTAAAACAAACTTACACGCATACTTTTTGTGAGATTTGTGACAAAATCCTGCCTTggtcaaaaaaatcgaaactttTCAAAGATCATAAATTCGTGCATTATGACATTAAGCCCTATAAATGTGACATTTGTGGCTTTAGTGCAGCTGAAAAGCGGTATTTGAGCTCTCACATAAGAGctgaacacgaaaaaaagcgGAAAAAACTCGGATGCGTCGTTTGTACAGCAACTTTTGAAAAGCGAGCATTGCGAAATGATCACATTTTCGAATGTCATCCGGAGAGCATTCGATCCTGCATGACTTGTGACatcaaatttttcgatgaGACCTCGTTCAAATCGCATTTTCGTGTTGGGCGATGTCGAATTAGTCTTGAAATTGAGTGCCCGCGATGTCCTGGCGGCATTCGGTTTCCCGATGAAAAAGTTTATGGCTTGCACATGCAACGCCACGCCTACGAAGATGGACTTCAGCGACTTTTCCGGTGTCATTTGTGTGAACGAGGCTTCAACAAGGAACATCTTTTACGAACGCATTTGGGCTATCACACGGAAAATGTCTTGGTTGCATGCGAAATTTGCGGAAAAACCGTATTTCATGATTCGACACTTAAGGCGCCAGCGCATATGGAAGTTCACAAGGAGCCAAAACCGGAATTTTACAAATGTGACATTTGCGGCGAGGAATGCAGTAATAAGATGAAATTGGCGAAACATTTTAACAGAGCGCACAATCGGAATGAGGAAAGTTGTTATAAATGCGGAAAAATAAGACCAAAGTATGGAATGAAGAAACATTTGAAAGCTTGTCACGGAAATGAGCTGAAATGCGCCCATTGTCCGatgatttttgacaaaaaaagtacGCGAAGTCGACATACGTCACGTTTTCACATCGGATTCAACTGCAAACGATGCAATTTGACATTCGCCACGTCTTATTTGCTCAAGAGACATCGACAAGTCGACGAAATTCATTTAGCAACAAAGAAACCCAAGCCTTAA
- the LOC134838373 gene encoding zinc finger protein 235-like, producing the protein MDFLGHGNALTCRLCLCKCENARNLLEETDFAVKITELFPKIVISPENGLSTIICEYCHNTVQQFLGFYENVNANQDELMKMLPDLPKEEIFAEPIVCVDEKIEQKCLKFDVGDDENLFFNAKKATDEGRTVKNPKNKISPTLPYTKSELQNMNYFQIINLPPSFKTCFKCSLCQELCKNFSELQKHITQKHFGHLTVNKRQKEANPYLKNLQNYCNICGKLIPWTEACEKYYEHSYLHYGIQPFKCDICGFSTNEKSLVRQHMVQKHLSKIKQLGCLICKLDFDSTALRNDHMQESHPESLLPCQKCNTKFVDLQTLKMHQKQCESFQIECVRCPGGIRFPDERILGLHMQQHEFQDKYKKSFACHLCERGFESSNVFKTHLRLHEENALTPCEICGKTVNMTEGRKLPKHMESHMKEKPEFYKCDFCGEEFGKKQQLARHINKIHNRREESCYKCGQMIVMYLMSRHLKHCHAGDLKCKHCPEIFKKQSERIKHTRLVHLGYKCKRCNIQFQNKSQLEAHQRHDEYHKSKGYKAPRKKLKIEVL; encoded by the exons atggaCTTTCTGGGGCACGGAAATGCTCTTACCTGTCGGTTATGTCTTTGCAAGTGCGAAAATGCTCGAAATTTATTGGAAGAAACTGACTTTGCTGTCAAAATTACAGAACTTTTCCCGAAAATTGTg atttcacCGGAAAATGGATTATCGACGATAATTTGCGAGTATTGCCATAACACAGTGCAACAATTTCTCGGATTTTACGAGAATGTGAACGCAAATCAGGATGAACTGATGAAAATGTTGCCGGATTTGCcaaaggaagaaatttttgcagaGCCCATTGTTTGTGTTGATGagaaaattgagcaaaaatgtctcaaatttGATGTCggtgatgatgaaaatttattttttaatgctaaAAAAGCCACAGATGAGGGTCGAAcagtaaaaaatccaaaaaataaaatttctccaacACTTCCATACACCAAAAGCGAACTCCAGAACATGAATTACTTTCAAATAATCAACTTACCTCCGAGTTTCAAGACTTGCTTCAAGTGTTCTTTATGTCAGGAGCTTTGCAAGAACTTTTCAGAGCTACAAAAGCATATAACGCAAAAGCATTTCGGGCATTTAACTGtcaacaaaagacaaaaagagGCAAATCcatatctgaaaaatttacaaaattattgtaatattTGCGGAAAACTCATTCCATGGACCGAAgcttgtgaaaaatattacgaGCACTCGTACCTCCATTACGGCATCCAGCCATTCAAATGTGACATTTGCGGATTCAGCACCAACGAAAAAAGTCTCGTGCGACAACACATGGTCCAAAAACACTTGTCGAAAATCAAGCAACTCGGCTGTCTAATTTGCAAACTGGATTTTGACTCGACAGCTTTGCGGAACGATCACATGCAAGAATCCCATCCGGAGAGTTTGCTCCCGTGTCAGAAGTGCAACACAAAATTCGTCGATTTACAAACGCTAAAAATGCACCAAAAACAATGCGAGTCATTTCAAATTGAATGCGTTCGATGTCCCGGCGGAATTCGCTTTCCCGACGAACGGATACTCGGCTTGCACATGCAGCAACACGAATTTCAAGACAAATACAAGAAAAGTTTCGCTTGTCATTTGTGTGAACGCGGTTTCGAGAGCAGCAACGTTTTTAAAACGCATTTGCGACTTCACGAAGAAAATGCATTGACGCCATGCGAGATTTGCGGCAAAACGGTAAATATGACAGAAGGAAGAAAATTGCCGAAACACATGGAGAGTCACATGAAGGAAAAACCCGAATTTTACAAATGCGATTTTTGCGGCGAGGAATTCGGGAAAAAGCAACAATTGGCGAGACATATTAACAAAATTCACAATCGCAGGGAAGAAAGTTGTTACAAATGTGGGCAAATGATTGTCATGTACTTGATGAGTCGCCATTTGAAGCATTGTCATGCGGGAGACTTGAAGTGCAAGCATTGTCCGGAGATTTTTAAGAAGCAAAGTGAGCGGATTAAACACACGAGACTCGTTCATTTGGGATACAAGTGCAAAAGGTGCAACATTCAGTTCCAGAATAAGTCGCAGTTGGAAGCGCATCAACGGCATGACGAATATCACAAGAGTAAGGGCTACAAGGCGCCACggaaaaagcttaaaattgaagttttgtaa
- the LOC134837097 gene encoding transmembrane protein 222 produces MSSSSPASPSEAVSVEMPSARQTTQPSMEIDFHRDRFPFSLVWTPIPVLTWFFPFIGHLGIAMSNGIIRDFAGPYYVSSDDMAFGRPTRYLQLTPEKVRGGVTEWDEAVAKASVTYGTRMHNLFCDNCHSHVGLALALMKYNDSTRYNMVYLAAWVFFRAKYVNFWGFVKTWLPFCIVATVCTFVGYYLGTK; encoded by the exons ATGTCATCATCGTCTCCCGCATCTCCGAGTGAAGCTGTTTCTGTCGAGATGCCCTCCGCCCGTCAAACGACTCAACCATCCATGGAAATAGACTTTCATCGTGACAGATTCCCATTTTCGCTGGTTTGGACTCCCATTCCCGTGCTAACGTGGTTTTTTCCATTCATCGGGCACTTgg gaattgcCATGAGTAATGGGATAATCCGTGATTTTGCGGGCCCGTATTATGTTTCGTCGGATGACATGGCGTTCGGGAGACCAACTCGTTACTTGCAACTAACGCCGGAGAAGGTTCGGGGCGGCGTCACTGAATGGGATGAAGCTGTAGCGAAGGCTTCCGTGACTTATGGCACTCGGATGCACAATTTATTTTGCGATAATTGTCACAGTCATGTCGGATTGGCACTTGCTTTGATGAAATACAACGACAGTACGCGATATAATATGGTCTATCTCGCGGCTTGGGTGTTTTTCAGAGCGAAATATGTGAATTTTTGGGGATTTGTGAAGACTTGGCTGCCATTTTGCATCGTCGCGACAGTTTGTACCTTCGTCGGATATTATTTGgg GACCAAATAG
- the LOC134837255 gene encoding zinc finger and SCAN domain-containing protein 2-like gives MCKKGERSEQNCRLCLCSNENVKNLIEDTDFSTKLTNIFPKIEISSENGLSTFVCDFCYDTIAQFYGYFKAVNANQDELMKIQVDVHKEIIFPEAMESTESSEVEEEQDSLEIEGDTDVTEEIQDAQMGEKLNESLTEEENPKTVLTYFDLVNLPLNFTTSYLCPCPVCSEKFDTVALVQKHVFLEHMHDTPASEKLERTKAVSKNLESECDICHERKLFKHRSSFSDHKFVHYDIKPYRCHKCGEKFHTKESLKVHIRKHIEESRRLGCFYCSKNFVAVVYRNNHVRNCHQSKMIKCHFCGELLINKKIAMSHLKHHSIQAKYPFKCDLCVGGIKFPTAQVYDLHRIRHKMEEKSRKRHACNLCERRFSTEIGLLTHLENHTAGRISACRICGKSETLFEGRKLSQHAKKHLVEEKVDIKCEKCDLEFPTKVALSNHVRAVHERKEKKCPNCGKICADFTLKRHLRHCSSGELPCKRCDMVFTKEADRRRHNQEVHVGIRCLRCNVQFEKKIELMLHQKYDKEHLKTKKPKINKKTKENDI, from the exons atgtgtaaaaaaggCGAAAGAAGTGAGCAGAATTGCCGTTTGTGTCTTTGTAGCaatgaaaatgtcaaaaatctcATAGAAGATACCGATTTTAGTACAAAactgacaaatatttttcctaaaattgag atttcatCAGAAAATGGTCTCTCAACATTCGTTTGTGACTTTTGCTACGACACAATTGCCCAATTTTACGGATATTTCAAGGCTGTGAATGCAAATCAAGATGAACTCATGAAAATTCAAGTCGATGTTCacaaggaaataatttttcccgaAGCTATGGAGTCAACTGAGTCATCTGAAGTCGAAGAAGAACAAGATTCGTTAGAAATTGAAGGCGATACTGATGTCACGGAAGAAATTCAAGATGCCCAAAtgggtgaaaaattaaacgaaagtCTCACTGAAGAAGAAAATCCCAAAACTGTCTTAACGTACTTTGATCTAGTCAATTTGCCACTTAATTTTACAACTTCTTACTTGTGTCCTTGCCCGGTTTGCTCGGAAAAATTCGATACAGTAGCTTTAGTACAAAAACACGTCTTTCTCGAACACATGCATGACACTCCGGCATCGGAAAAACTCGAAAGGACCAAAGCTGTTTCGAAAAACTTGGAGAGCGAATGCGATATTTGTCATGAAAGGAAGCTTTTTAAACATCGTTCGAGCTTTTCTGAtcataaatttgttcattATGACATTAAACCGTACCGTTGTCACAAATGCGGTgagaaatttcatacaaaagagTCCTTAAAAGTTCATATTCGGAAGCATATCGAAGAATCGCGACGTCTGGGATGCTTCTACTGCTCGAAAAACTTCGTTGCTGTCGTTTACAGAAACAATCATGTGAGAAATTGCCATCAAAGCAAGATGATCAAGTGTCATTTTTGTGGAGAATTACTTATTAACAAGAAAATCGCCATGAGTCACTTGAAACATCACTCAATCCAAGCGAAATATCCTTTCAAATGCGATCTTTGCGTTGGAGGAATCAAATTTCCCACTGCTCAAGTCTACGATTTGCACCGAATTCGTcataaaatggaagaaaagtcCCGAAAAAGACATGCTTGTAATTTGTGTGAACGTCGTTTTAGCACAGAAATCGGACTTTTAACACATTTGGAGAACCACACAGCAGGAAGAATTTCCGCATGTCGCATTTGTGGCAAAAGCGAAACTCTTTTCGAGGGACGAAAACTTTCGCAACACGCGAAAAAGCATCTTGTTGAGGAAAAAGTTGAtataaaatgcgaaaaatgtgaTTTGGAGTTTCCAACAAAAGTAGCTCTGTCAAATCATGTGAGGGCAGTTCACGAgaggaaagagaaaaaatgtccAAATTGTGGGAAAATTTGTGCGGATTTTACGTTGAAACGACATTTGAGACATTGTTCCTCGGGAGAGTTGCCGTGTAAACGATGCGATATGGTATTTACGAAAGAAGCAGATCGCAGGAGACACAATCAGGAAGTGCATGTAGGGATTAGATGTCTGCGATGTAATGTTcagtttgagaaaaaaattgaattgatgtTGCACCAAAAGTACGACAAAGAGCACCTGAAAACAAAGAAACCAAAGATTAATAAAAAGACCaaagaaaatgatatttaa